CACCTCGCCGAGGCGCTCCAGTACCGCCGGCCGGTTTGGGGCACCCAGTGAACCTGCGCACCATCGGCCGCCGGGACCCCGAGTACCCGCCCCTGCTTAAGGAGGTCCCGGAGCCGCCCGACCTGATGTGGCTCGCCGGGAAGCCGCTCGAACCTGCGCCCGCCCTCGCGGTGGTCGGCACCCGGCGGGCCAGCCGTTACGGGCTGGAAGCTGCCTTCTGGCTGGCCCGGGAGCTGGCGGCCTCGGGCATCACCATCGTCAGCGGTCTCGCCAAGGGGATCGACGGAGCCGCCCATCGGGGCGCCCTGGCGGCCGGCGGCCGTACTGTCGCCGTGATGGGGTGCGGACTGGACATCTGCTACCCGGCCCGGCACCGGGATCTGTTCGACCGGATAGCGGCTAGCGGGACGCTGGTCTCGGAGTACGAGCCCGGCACCCGGCCGATGCCGTACCACTTCCCGGTGCGCAACCGGATCATCGCCGGGATGTCGCTGGGTGTCGTTCTGGTCGAGGCGTCGGGGACCGGTGGGGCGATGATCACGGCCCGGCTCGCAGCAGAGTACGGAAGGGAGCTGTTCGCGGTTCCCGGCGCGGTGCACTCGCCGGTTTCGATCGGCCCCCATCTGATGGTCCGGGATGGCGCCCGGCTTGCGGCGTCGGCGGACCAGATCCTCGAGGACCTGGGGATGCTGCGGAGCTCTCCCGTAGAACTCCCAGGGCCCGATCTTCACCCCGATGAAGCCCGGGTGCTGGCTGTGCTGGAGGCCGAGCCCCTGCTGCTCGACCTGATCGCCCGGCGCGCTAAGATGCCCGCCTCAACCGCCGCGGCGGTGCTGGTGAAGCTGGAGATGGCGAAGCTCGTAAGCCGGCGTCCCGGGGGCCGCTACGCCCGGGCGGTAGACGGAGGGCTGCCGGCATCGGCTCAGTGAGGTAGTCGCTCAGCCGCAGAAAGTGGCAGATAGCCGGCCGCCGGCCTGCGTTCGACCCACGACGCGCAGGTGCCCTGGCTATACTCAAGTAGCTTATGAGCGTAAAAATTCGATGAATGCGGGGGCTTCGGTCGCTCCCGGCAGCGGCGGGTCGGGTACATCGGTGGATACCGGTGTGGTTGACGACGACGACTTCGACGAAGACGATCTAGAGGACGACGTACCTCCGGCGAAGACCCTGGGACCGGTCGACGAGTTGTGGACCGAGTTCAAGTCCACCGGGTCGGCCCGTGCCCGCGACGAGCTGATCGTCCACTACGCCCCGCTGGTCAAGTACGTGGCAGCCCGTGTGGCCATCGGCCTCCCCAACAACGTCGACCAGGAAGACCTGGCCTCGGCCGGCATCCTCGGCCTGATGGAGGCGGTCAACAAGTTCGAGCCCGACCGGGGCTTCAAGTTCGAGTCCTACGCCGCCGCCCGCATCCGCGGAGCGATCATCGACGACCTGCGATCCCTCGACTGGGTCCCCCGCTCGGTCCGGTCCCAGGCCCGCAAGGTAGAGGAGGCCCTGAGCAAGCTGCAGGACAAGCTCG
This is a stretch of genomic DNA from Actinomycetota bacterium. It encodes these proteins:
- the dprA gene encoding DNA-processing protein DprA, whose translation is MNLRTIGRRDPEYPPLLKEVPEPPDLMWLAGKPLEPAPALAVVGTRRASRYGLEAAFWLARELAASGITIVSGLAKGIDGAAHRGALAAGGRTVAVMGCGLDICYPARHRDLFDRIAASGTLVSEYEPGTRPMPYHFPVRNRIIAGMSLGVVLVEASGTGGAMITARLAAEYGRELFAVPGAVHSPVSIGPHLMVRDGARLAASADQILEDLGMLRSSPVELPGPDLHPDEARVLAVLEAEPLLLDLIARRAKMPASTAAAVLVKLEMAKLVSRRPGGRYARAVDGGLPASAQ
- a CDS encoding FliA/WhiG family RNA polymerase sigma factor, which encodes MVDDDDFDEDDLEDDVPPAKTLGPVDELWTEFKSTGSARARDELIVHYAPLVKYVAARVAIGLPNNVDQEDLASAGILGLMEAVNKFEPDRGFKFESYAAARIRGAIIDDLRSLDWVPRSVRSQARKVEEALSKLQDKLGRTPTDEEVAEEMEVTVRKLRSIYAKVSTILFVSLDRLMSVGDKGDSGMSLVDTLVDTKAEDPLASVEEKEMKQFLVKAIASLPERERTAITLYYYEGLSLAEISQVVGVSQARISQMNAKSVMTFRSLLNKGSRR